A single genomic interval of Brevibacillus brevis harbors:
- a CDS encoding GNAT family N-acetyltransferase has protein sequence MLNIQPVILEGKLVRLEPLTMTHVDGIWEAGAYEEIWPHMSVTIRTREDAQAFILQALKNEQAQTELPFVIIRRADEQIIGSTRFLGIAKKDRGLEIGFTWLTPSVWKTGVNTECKWLLLRHCFEQLGCIRVQLKTDSRNVNSQRAIARIGGIREGVLRNHMVMPDGYIRDSVYFSILDREWPEAKQKLQLLLFGE, from the coding sequence ATGTTAAACATTCAACCTGTTATCTTGGAAGGCAAGCTGGTCCGGTTGGAGCCGCTCACAATGACCCATGTGGATGGAATCTGGGAAGCGGGCGCATACGAAGAGATTTGGCCGCATATGTCCGTTACCATTCGAACAAGAGAAGATGCTCAGGCTTTTATCTTGCAGGCTTTGAAAAATGAACAAGCCCAAACAGAATTGCCATTCGTCATCATTCGCCGAGCAGATGAGCAGATTATCGGGAGCACGAGATTTTTAGGGATCGCGAAAAAGGATCGCGGATTGGAAATCGGGTTTACATGGCTGACACCATCCGTCTGGAAAACGGGCGTCAATACAGAGTGTAAATGGCTTCTCTTGCGCCACTGCTTCGAACAATTAGGTTGTATTCGCGTACAGCTCAAGACAGATTCGCGCAATGTGAATTCGCAACGTGCCATTGCCCGAATCGGCGGCATCCGAGAAGGTGTCCTGCGCAATCACATGGTGATGCCAGATGGATACATTCGCGACTCGGTATACTTCAGCATACTCGACCGTGAATGGCCAGAAGCCAAGCAAAAGCTGCAATTGTTGCTGTTTGGTGAATAA
- a CDS encoding thiamine phosphate synthase yields MSSIRELHVITSGRHSLNEVLRMAEAAYAGGMNFLHIREKQRTAKECMDWVKALANVIPLSSLIVNDRVDVAAASGCAGAHLAYHSLSPSEARMVLKTGQKIGRSVHSVVEAQQAIAAKVDYLLYGHIFASGSKPGLAPRGTVELAQMTAKWHVPIIGLGGVTPDRTAQVLEAGCAGIAVLSGITDAIDAKSAASAYREALDRWEGK; encoded by the coding sequence ATGTCAAGCATTCGTGAGCTGCATGTGATTACGAGCGGTCGGCATTCGCTTAATGAGGTATTGCGAATGGCAGAAGCTGCTTATGCAGGTGGTATGAACTTTTTACATATTCGGGAAAAACAGCGTACTGCAAAGGAATGCATGGATTGGGTAAAGGCATTGGCGAATGTCATCCCCCTTTCGTCCTTGATCGTGAATGATCGGGTGGACGTGGCTGCTGCGTCGGGGTGTGCCGGTGCTCATCTGGCATACCATAGTCTGTCTCCTTCAGAAGCGAGAATGGTGCTGAAGACTGGTCAAAAAATAGGGCGTTCCGTCCATTCCGTGGTTGAAGCACAGCAAGCTATTGCGGCAAAAGTCGATTATTTGCTCTACGGGCATATTTTTGCGAGTGGTTCGAAGCCAGGTCTTGCGCCAAGAGGAACAGTCGAACTCGCGCAAATGACGGCAAAATGGCATGTGCCGATCATCGGACTCGGCGGAGTCACACCGGATCGGACAGCGCAAGTTTTGGAAGCAGGGTGTGCGGGCATCGCTGTCTTATCGGGGATCACCGATGCAATTGATGCCAAGTCAGCAGCCAGCGCTTATCGAGAGGCATTGGATCGTTGGGAGGGGAAATAA
- a CDS encoding DUF3054 domain-containing protein, with amino-acid sequence MRLRLSTPGYLLLLGDLIAFVLFVYYGKIIHNYPVTVMGMIETLAPFLVGWIIAILLFKSYGQRTYESAGRQLLSALITWTVAAPIGLLIRSWWTGVPITLIFAGVTYFITLAFLLGWRVPFAIGYAIYKRNRLLATS; translated from the coding sequence ATGAGACTGCGTTTGTCGACACCGGGCTATCTATTGCTGCTCGGGGATCTGATCGCCTTTGTGCTTTTTGTTTATTACGGAAAAATCATTCATAACTACCCTGTCACGGTCATGGGAATGATCGAAACATTAGCCCCATTCCTGGTAGGATGGATCATCGCGATTCTGCTATTCAAGAGCTATGGACAGCGAACGTATGAATCTGCGGGCCGACAATTATTATCGGCACTGATTACTTGGACAGTAGCTGCACCCATTGGCTTACTGATCCGCTCCTGGTGGACAGGTGTACCGATTACGCTTATTTTTGCAGGTGTGACTTACTTCATTACGTTGGCGTTTTTGCTCGGGTGGCGTGTACCGTTCGCCATCGGTTATGCGATCTACAAACGCAATAGACTACTTGCAACCAGCTAA